In a single window of the Coffea eugenioides isolate CCC68of chromosome 3, Ceug_1.0, whole genome shotgun sequence genome:
- the LOC113765116 gene encoding UDP-glucose iridoid glucosyltransferase-like, which yields MEKLQAERCRRVVLVAYPLQGHLNPLLDLANILHSRGFSITIVHTKFNFPDRANHPDFQFVPISDGISSWDVSPSNLVRLASAINTNCREPFRECLSQMMQQQQEEKQHDQVVCIIYDFLMHFAETVANQMSLPSIIFRTSNAAALLSLCKLPRLKAEGFNCLQDSTSNELVPGLHPLRFKDLPTASMGNLENLLQLVAVVCNIRTSSAIIQNTMDCLEYSSLRQLQEHYSVPLFTLGPLHKMALAKPINLVSKDDNTCIEWLEKKAPNSVIYVSFGSIARMDQNELTEMAWGLANSDQPFLWVIRPGLGGGSDAHLPEGFQELTGNRGCIVKWAPQKDVLAHPAVGGFWSHCGWNSTLESISEGVPMICKPYFVDQTVNARYLTHEWGIGIELDEVMQRTNVAKAIRRILVEEEGSRMRQKVIALKEQIKHCIKEGGSSYNSLNELVQFISSL from the exons ATGGAGAAGCTACAAGCAGAAAGATGTCGCCGCGTGGTGCTAGTTGCATACCCACTGCAAGGGCACTTGAATCCACTGCTTGATCTGGCCAACATCCTTCATTCCAGGGGTTTCTCAATCACAATTGTGCACACCAAATTCAACTTTCCCGATCGTGCCAACCATCCTGATTTTCAATTTGTGCCGATTTCAGATGGTATATCGAGCTGGGATGTCTCGCCTTCCAATCTTGTACGTTTAGCATCTGCTATCAACACAAATTGTAGAGAACCTTTCAGGGAATGCTTAAGTCAAATGATGCAGCAGCAGCAGGAGGAGAAACAACATGATCAGGTTGTGTGCATCATCTATGATTTTCTCATGCATTTTGCAGAAACAGTGGCGAATCAAATGAGTCTTCCTAGCATCATTTTTAGGACCAGCAATGCTGCTGCATTGCTTTCTTTGTGCAAACTTCCCAGGCTTAAAGCAGAGGGCTTTAACTGCTTGCAAG ATTCTACATCGAACGAGTTGGTTCCAGGACTTCATCCTTTAAGGTTCAAGGATCTACCAACTGCCAGCATGGGTAACTTAGAGAATTTATTACAACTGGTTGCAGTTGTATGCAACATAAGAACTTCTAGTGCCATCATTCAGAACACCATGGACTGCCTTGAGTATTCCTCATTGAGACAGCTTCAGGAGCATTACAGTGTTCCACTTTTCACATTAGGCCCTTTGCACAAGATGGCTCTTGCAAAACCAATAAATTTAGTAAGCAAAGATGACAACACCTGCATTGAATGGCTTGAAAAGAAGGCTCCAAACTCAGTGATTTATGTAAGCTTTGGAAGCATCGCGAGAATGGATCAGAATGAATTAACAGAGATGGCATGGGGTCTAGCTAACAGTGATCAACCGTTCCTCTGGGTTATCCGGCCTGGCTTAGGTGGTGGCTCAGATGCACATTTGCCCGAGGGTTTTCAAGAGCTTACTGGTAACAGAGGCTGCATAGTGAAATGGGCACCCCAAAAGGATGTCTTAGCACACCCTGCTGTTGGGGGATTTTGGAGCCACTGTGGCTGGAATTCGACTTTGGAAAGTATAAGCGAAGGAGTACCAATGATATGCAAGCCATATTTTGTCGACCAAACGGTGAATGCAAGATACCTGACTCATGAATGGGGCATAGGCATAGAACTGGATGAAGTGATGCAGAGAACAAATGTTGCAAAAGCTATAAGAAGAATCTTAGTTGAAGAAGAAGGCTCGAGAATGAGGCAGAAAGTGATTGCTCTCAAGGAACAGATCAAACATTGCATCAAGGAAGGTGGTTCTTCTTACAATTCTTTGAATGAGTTAGTGCAGTTCATATCATCCCTCTGA
- the LOC113766096 gene encoding geraniol 8-hydroxylase-like, with amino-acid sequence MEIKSLLLLSPLLFCITSILLYMAKRSINKQKRLPPGPKGLPIIGNLLKLGDRPHESLTKLAKIHGPLMTIKLGCVTTVVASSTEMAREILQKNDQAFWMRPIVDAATAETDYQRSIIWISQGAQWQKLRKLLNSRVFTSQRLDALQELRGQMMENMLKRVFEAREAGEAIYIGRLVFSTTLSLLSNMIFSADILDPYSKEVKELKDLILRILELVGKPNLADFFPILKPFDPQGIIRDIKPAYDGLHSLIENNIDRRMKQRASGIERSGDFLDALLDHSEQYGPDELDLPEVRLLLMDLFIGGTDATTATIEWAMAELLHNPEKMAKVKQELVENVGSGFSVKEADIMQLPYLDAVLKETMRLHPTTPLLIHSAETDVQLCGFIIPKHTQVMVNAWSITRDAAYWKDPTIFLPERFLNSDIDFRGRDLSLIPFGSGRRICPGLPLAVRMVKLLLATLVHNSDWKLPNGMEPKDMDMKDKFGLSLEKAEPLAAIPVRVSNC; translated from the exons ATGGAGATTAAGAGTTTACTTCTCCTGTCACCTCTCTTGTTCTGCATTACCTCCATCTTGCTTTACATGGCAAAACGATCAATCAACAAGCAGAAGAGGCTTCCTCCGGGCCCCAAAGGCCTCCCAATTATTGGGAATCTCCTCAAATTAGGTGACAGACCCCACGAGTCCTTAACCAAGTTAGCCAAGATTCACGGTCCACTCATGACAATCAAACTTGGCTGTGTCACAACTGTAGTTGCATCTTCGACTGAGATGGCTAGAGAAATTCTCCAAAAGAACGATCAAGCTTTCTGGATGAGGCCAATCGTGGATGCAGCAACTGCAGAAACTGATTACCAACGTTCCATAATTTGGATTTCTCAAGGTGCACAATGGCAAAAGCTTCGGAAGCTTTTGAACAGTCGAGTTTTTACCTCACAAAGATTGGATGCATTGCAAGAATTACGGGGCCAAATGATGGAAAACATGCTTAAACGTGTCTTCGAAGCTCGAGAAGCTGGAGAAGCTATTTATATTGGGAGATTAGTGTTCAGTACAACTTTGAGCTTATTGTCCAACATGATATTTTCAGCTGACATACTTGATCCATATTCAAAAGAAGTTAAAGAACTAAAAGATTTGATTCTGAGGATTTTGGAGCTTGTTGGCAAGCCAAATCTCGCTGATTTTTTTCCTATTCTGAAGCCATTTGATCCTCAGGGAATTATAAGAGATATTAAGCCTGCTTATGATGGTTTGCACTCGCTAATTGAGAACAATATTGATCGCCGGATGAAACAAAGGGCTTCTGGCATAGAAAGATCAGGAGATTTCTTGGACGCTCTTCTTGATCATAGTGAACAATATGGCCCGGATGAACTGGATCTCCCCGAAGTTAGACTACTGCTCATG GATTTGTTTATAGGAGGTACAGATGCCACTACTGCCACAATCGAATGGGCAATGGCAGAGCTTCTTCATAACCCAGAGAAAATGGCAAAAGTAAAGCAAGAACTTGTAGAAAATGTTGGCTCGGGGTTTAGTGTCAAGGAGGCAGACATCATGCAACTTCCTTATCTAGATGCAGTCCTAAAAGAAACAATGAGACTCCATCCCACAACACCACTTCTCATCCATTCTGCCGAGACAGACGTGCAACTTTGTGGTTTCATCATTCCAAAACATACTCAGGTAATGGTGAACGCATGGTCGATCACGAGGGATGCAGCTTACTGGAAAGATCCCACCATATTTCTACCAGAAAGGTTTCTGAATTCAGACATTGATTTCAGGGGAAGGGATTTATCCCTCATCCCTTTTGGCTCTGGAAGGCGAATTTGCCCTGGATTGCCGCTGGCAGTGAGAATGGTGAAATTGTTGTTGGCTACTCTTGTACATAATTCTGATTGGAAACTGCCTAATGGTATGGAACCAAAAGATATGGACATGAAAGATAAGTTTGGGCTTTCACTTGAGAAAGCTGAACCTCTTGCTGCTATTCCAGTGAGAGTTTCAAATTGTTGA